In one Rutidosis leptorrhynchoides isolate AG116_Rl617_1_P2 chromosome 8, CSIRO_AGI_Rlap_v1, whole genome shotgun sequence genomic region, the following are encoded:
- the LOC139862331 gene encoding very-long-chain (3R)-3-hydroxyacyl-CoA dehydratase PASTICCINO 2-like, which yields MDEFLSILKRFYLIAYNWIVFAGWFQVIFLTMKTLKESGHEHVYSNVEKPLLLAQSAAFLEILHGIVGLVRSPISATLPQIGSRLYVLWGILYSFPEVQTHPIVTSLLISWGITEIIRYSFFGVKEVFGSTPYWLLWLRYSTFTVLYPTGISSEIGMIYNALPYMKESGLYSLRMPNKWNFSFDYFYFAIIVLVVYLPGIPHMYGYMLGQRKKVLSKLKKE from the exons ATGGATGAATTTTTGTCAATTCTTAAGCGATTCTATCTCATCGCTTATAATTGGATCGTATTTGCTGGATG GTTTCAAGTAATATTTTTGACAATGAAAACATTAAAGGAATCAGGGCATGAGCATGTTTACAGTAACGTTGAGAAGCCACTTTTATTAGCTCAATCTGCTGCCTTCTTAGAG ATACTACACGGTATAGTAGGTTTGGTACGGTCCCCAATTTCAGCAACACTACCTCAAATAGGTTCAAGGTTGTATGTGTTGTGGGGAATCCTGTATAGTTTTCCTGAG GTTCAAACACATCCGATTGTTACCTCTTTGCTCATCAGTTGGGGTATCACCGAG ATTATTCGGTACTCTTTTTTTGGCGTAAAGGAGGTATTCGGTTCTACTCCATATTGGTTGTTATGGCTCAG GTACAGCACCTTCACGGTATTGTATCCAACTGGCATTTCTAGTGAGATTGGCATGATCTATAATGCGTTACCTTATATGAAG GAATCGGGATTGTATTCTCTTCGGATGCCAAACAAATGGAACTTTTCATTCGATTACTTCTATTTTGCGATTATTGTGCTTGTGGTTTACCTACCAG GGATCCCGCACATGTATGGCTACATGCTTGGACAAAGAAAGAAAGTTCTGTCGAAATTGAAAAAGGAGTGA